One Pelagicoccus enzymogenes DNA segment encodes these proteins:
- a CDS encoding TonB-dependent receptor plug domain-containing protein, with protein MIIPKTIERGSSLVLVAVLAGGYAYAQDSDSEEEVFELSPFEVSSSDDVGYRANSTLAGSRLNTELKDVAASVSVLTSEFLDDVGASDIETAFAYVAGVETALVTDTSERGSSGELQDSSVNTQPGNNRVRGLARASLTRDFFESGNGNLDRYNVDRIALVRGPNSILFGLGSPAGIINYTTKKATTGKDINEISLKVDSFGTRRAAFDFNRAIGETFAIRLMKLDENTKSQYDTSFDKDDRLTVSLLAKPFNGTSLRYNFEMTDNDARRPNYSLPIDNISHWVAQGRPIWDIRDPANQGVFPATNFPGGPSGSANPASPETLNGGVEEINSPFPFTNIQFFLPGSEDPTVPFITTKGAVGFRDLDENGNYRNINLVEDDTRLVLARSRSAFDQVDNFINTSVTDPRIFPIYDINLAALPGNSQNRESETHHVSWTQKVTEDFHFEVSGFKDNTTNVNVSRFNGADRAVSIDLNPVLLDGVTANPGYLRPYISGRGGKSEREDDREAYRFSAAYDLDFRDVSDKLGFLGRHVFSGSLFDSSATDTNFGASPSSFNSDDALTFGLNRSIYGSWVFQNWYLGDPFTADQEFPNYTTYTTQDIDPSTPISVYRPENGATINDPLVWGYSSPTPTETTYSRASWNSLDVEGEGITWQGYLWNNKIVTTLGFREDTVTSKSANQDRDELTDLVDPSNPDVWGPAIHEREALARDMDPDASQTGSTSTKGIVFHAFDWLSLHYNESDNFEVGALRVYPTLDPIPNPSGVGEDIGIVMRLFENKLEVKLNRFESSQKNVSGRGTLANTARFGVNTYERFAWATIRNFRNNRIRDYDNGRYMELEGVRLSQQEMEDYFRYAWYDPDAPNKLSEPTEARYFAPANSDDTVDVDATGYELELTYNPTKNWRIAFNATKVQTIQDNIGPGFNEYVDARIQIWDKTWKPWSLYEADGTLVRSEPGIRFQDRSVQKYMIDEYTNRIVAAQNTAAAGEGRINVGQSEYAANLVTNYSFKDGRFKGMSIGANARWREGNAVGYPIIQTENGPASDLENPFYTDATLNVGLNASYRKKILDDSVTWITRLQINNLVGDDDIVLSAVNPDGMPAAYRAGRESFLQWTNTFRF; from the coding sequence ATGATTATACCTAAAACAATTGAGCGAGGATCTTCGCTCGTACTGGTCGCTGTCTTGGCAGGCGGGTACGCTTACGCCCAAGACTCTGACTCCGAAGAAGAAGTCTTCGAACTGTCACCTTTCGAGGTGTCGAGCAGCGATGACGTTGGATACCGTGCCAACTCGACTCTAGCAGGTTCCCGTCTCAACACCGAACTGAAGGACGTAGCCGCCTCCGTTTCCGTTCTCACGTCCGAATTCTTGGATGACGTAGGCGCTTCGGACATCGAAACAGCGTTCGCTTATGTTGCGGGTGTCGAGACAGCACTAGTAACCGATACCTCGGAAAGAGGAAGCTCCGGCGAGCTGCAGGATAGCAGCGTCAATACCCAACCGGGCAACAACCGCGTGCGTGGACTTGCGAGGGCGAGCTTGACGCGTGACTTCTTCGAGTCAGGGAATGGCAACCTTGATCGCTACAACGTTGATCGAATTGCTCTCGTACGCGGTCCGAATTCGATTCTCTTCGGTCTCGGCAGTCCAGCAGGTATCATTAATTACACTACAAAGAAGGCAACGACCGGTAAGGATATCAACGAGATATCGCTCAAGGTTGACAGCTTCGGAACCCGCCGGGCGGCATTCGATTTTAATAGAGCGATTGGTGAAACGTTCGCCATCCGCTTGATGAAGTTGGATGAAAACACCAAGAGCCAATACGATACTTCCTTCGATAAGGATGATCGCTTGACCGTCTCACTGTTGGCGAAGCCGTTCAATGGTACCAGCCTGCGCTACAACTTCGAGATGACGGACAACGATGCTCGTCGTCCGAACTATTCGTTGCCGATCGACAATATCTCGCACTGGGTGGCTCAAGGACGTCCTATTTGGGACATACGCGATCCTGCGAACCAAGGCGTTTTCCCGGCGACGAATTTCCCAGGCGGTCCTTCGGGCAGCGCCAATCCTGCGTCTCCGGAAACGTTGAACGGAGGGGTTGAGGAAATAAACAGCCCGTTCCCGTTCACCAACATCCAGTTCTTCCTGCCAGGTAGCGAAGACCCTACGGTTCCCTTCATCACTACCAAGGGCGCGGTAGGGTTCCGTGATCTCGATGAGAACGGGAACTATAGGAATATCAACCTGGTGGAAGATGATACGCGGCTCGTTTTGGCGCGAAGCCGCAGTGCTTTCGACCAAGTCGATAACTTCATCAACACCAGCGTAACCGATCCACGCATCTTCCCGATCTACGATATCAACCTTGCGGCCCTTCCGGGCAACAGCCAGAACCGGGAGAGCGAGACGCATCATGTGAGTTGGACTCAGAAAGTGACGGAGGACTTCCACTTCGAGGTTTCAGGATTCAAGGACAACACGACGAACGTAAATGTTTCTCGTTTCAACGGTGCGGATCGTGCCGTATCGATCGATCTTAATCCCGTCTTGCTTGATGGTGTCACGGCAAACCCTGGTTACCTCCGACCCTACATTTCGGGTCGCGGCGGTAAGAGCGAGAGGGAAGACGATCGTGAAGCGTATCGTTTTTCGGCTGCCTATGATCTCGATTTCAGAGACGTTAGCGATAAGCTAGGATTCTTGGGAAGGCACGTTTTCTCCGGTTCGCTCTTTGATAGCTCTGCAACGGACACCAATTTTGGCGCTAGCCCTAGCTCGTTCAATTCGGATGACGCATTGACCTTCGGCCTAAACCGCTCGATTTACGGGAGCTGGGTTTTTCAGAACTGGTATTTAGGCGACCCCTTTACGGCCGACCAGGAATTTCCCAACTACACTACCTACACGACACAAGACATCGATCCGAGCACTCCAATCTCTGTCTACCGACCTGAAAATGGGGCCACTATAAACGATCCACTGGTTTGGGGATACTCGAGCCCAACGCCTACAGAGACGACCTACAGTCGCGCCTCTTGGAATTCGCTCGACGTCGAAGGTGAAGGCATTACCTGGCAAGGGTATCTGTGGAACAACAAGATCGTAACGACTCTCGGCTTCCGTGAGGACACCGTGACCTCGAAGTCAGCGAACCAAGACCGTGACGAACTTACCGACTTGGTCGACCCCAGCAATCCTGATGTCTGGGGACCTGCCATTCACGAACGCGAAGCGCTTGCACGTGACATGGACCCAGATGCATCGCAAACCGGTTCAACCAGCACCAAAGGTATCGTATTCCATGCCTTCGACTGGCTATCCCTGCATTACAATGAGTCGGACAACTTCGAGGTAGGAGCCCTTCGTGTCTATCCAACGCTTGACCCAATCCCAAATCCCTCCGGCGTAGGCGAGGACATTGGTATTGTGATGCGCCTCTTCGAGAACAAACTGGAGGTCAAGCTGAACCGTTTCGAATCGTCGCAGAAAAACGTTTCCGGTCGCGGTACGCTCGCCAATACGGCTCGTTTCGGAGTCAACACCTACGAGCGCTTCGCTTGGGCGACCATTCGTAACTTTCGTAACAACCGTATCCGCGATTACGACAACGGTAGATACATGGAGCTTGAAGGCGTGCGACTCAGCCAGCAGGAAATGGAAGACTACTTCCGTTATGCCTGGTACGATCCTGATGCTCCGAACAAGCTTAGCGAGCCGACGGAAGCCCGCTACTTCGCCCCCGCGAACTCGGACGATACGGTCGACGTCGACGCCACTGGCTATGAACTAGAGCTTACCTATAATCCGACCAAGAATTGGAGAATCGCATTCAACGCGACTAAGGTGCAGACCATCCAGGACAACATTGGTCCTGGCTTCAATGAATACGTCGATGCTCGTATCCAGATTTGGGATAAGACTTGGAAGCCTTGGTCCTTGTATGAAGCGGATGGTACTCTCGTTCGCTCAGAGCCAGGTATTCGTTTCCAAGATCGTTCCGTGCAAAAGTACATGATCGACGAGTATACGAATCGTATCGTGGCGGCGCAAAATACTGCTGCAGCGGGTGAAGGCCGTATCAATGTAGGGCAATCCGAATACGCAGCAAACCTGGTGACGAACTATAGCTTCAAAGACGGACGGTTCAAGGGGATGTCGATTGGCGCCAACGCCCGTTGGCGTGAAGGTAACGCTGTGGGTTACCCAATCATCCAGACGGAAAATGGGCCAGCTTCCGATTTGGAGAATCCATTCTATACGGATGCTACGCTAAACGTAGGGCTCAACGCTAGCTATCGTAAGAAGATCTTGGATGACAGCGTGACCTGGATTACTCGCCTACAGATCAACAATCTCGTGGGTGACGACGACATCGTGCTCAGCGCCGTCAATCCTGACGGGATGCCGGCTGCTTATCGGGCAGGTCGTGAAAGCTTCCTCCAGTGGACGAACACCTTTAGGTTCTAG
- a CDS encoding glycoside hydrolase family 2 protein → MPPKRCFTLLAILIFCKIALAQTNIAPTSPVPDPIDLAWLPKANHESPTQSLNWIHRQAPGFLDRAPDLRKQAPLSGEWQFLPLTANAAGMRVDLPHEFPSKRDYQCAWYATRFELEALPQDRLFILLNRIDLLGVVFLNGQRIGQHAGSYTPFEFEITDAVVRGSNTLAIFVQDRSAAVDGDKAYHQLGPAWLDSEYSQGRADKVLPGGFDDVPVLELRSERYFRDIFVKTSTRQQEMEIEVEFTPAPAPSRSPAATLSFEVLDWSSGRRVDLEIPSHRIDNAETTHHKIRVPWQDPKLWSPNNPHLYVLRAVLETDQGKDILDTRFGFREFWIEGTSFLLNGIPTRLRGESIYRDFHLADESHTEIFKRYKEMFGSNACRIHAYMPHGDIIRAADEAGVLLINQSAIWSVNVMFYKRGGQRFLNNTKKEFEEWARRDRNSPSVVIWDVENEMLRYNHELHLPWVSQLPDFIKPFDDTRPINFSGGGWFDPDQDMVSLHMQEHYTRIMRDWKAKGDQPLLMGEFWVGGRMEQRIPTSPEFASTRERYLAEGEIYRERILEMREIGVSGVMPFRLSLLAFDRAATDRNGKTPLRPAATYAPIKQALQAETVFVWPRQKYTSANAPLQREIVVCNDGEIAKRYTLRYGWEDAPLKEVHLRLQPAEQGRIPVKLPAPSGEQTLIAHLNSEHESIANDRLSIVPIEHSGFSIDTVIQIYRDTDLSHTLEAVGLETRSTEAIPSPDQAPDLIWIIPDGANNRELNTHRDKILDFLNAGGTLLCLKQNQAPLWFPIKFQFWSAIQTSPHTYAAMGWEGLHKDLFYSKNAPILMQEHPIFTGIENDNLHLWDPVDGRVSDDVFARPSSVNKYESGNWIPLASGTRREHVSIAELSYGKGTLLSSQLNLTENLDNPQANRLLGNMLRYLSAKTPQKRIRKVALRGALSPTELSQQLNVPIDTLQGAFASHQDLMIALNGSDLEEAKQWAAAGGTVFIASGPLASQLSGVEFDSAQAEPYLATKVGAHPLLGGVSSALFLSDSRVGVSGHFTRLPDKARVLLQGFTGKAFWRFEDAGPILFSFPHGKGEILASSLQFGPQLKASEREMLSLVLTHYGTPIENAKSGLDHVVIKKTVPITVDGVLNEWLEDMEDRFVTPYLHAHPIYLTSESIVEGPPEFDLNLSAINYLLWNEEALHIAGVVFGEERTFETGIEYGRPKTFEQEIRYGNDIIKLSVEHDRTTASVNGKPLSLDLLATSTAESKDLTDATRLQFSYILASGKIASVDNLTGNTFEIKVPWDLLKTEATDKQVRALFTLFARGSKIQMPPNASAASPKTWLQTRLGKGK, encoded by the coding sequence ATGCCCCCAAAACGCTGCTTCACACTCCTGGCTATTCTCATATTCTGTAAAATCGCCCTTGCCCAAACAAACATCGCCCCCACCTCCCCCGTGCCCGACCCCATCGATCTCGCCTGGCTTCCAAAAGCCAACCATGAAAGCCCTACACAGTCGCTCAACTGGATCCATAGGCAGGCACCTGGATTTCTGGACAGAGCTCCGGATCTCCGAAAACAGGCCCCGCTTTCCGGAGAATGGCAATTCCTGCCGCTGACTGCAAACGCCGCCGGTATGCGAGTGGACCTTCCGCATGAGTTTCCCTCGAAGAGGGACTACCAGTGCGCTTGGTACGCCACCCGATTTGAACTAGAAGCGCTGCCTCAGGATCGCTTGTTCATTCTGCTCAACCGCATCGATCTGCTCGGTGTCGTATTTCTCAACGGACAGAGGATTGGCCAGCATGCTGGTTCTTACACGCCCTTCGAATTCGAAATCACCGATGCCGTTGTTCGTGGCAGCAACACCTTGGCGATCTTCGTGCAAGACCGCAGCGCGGCGGTCGATGGCGACAAGGCCTATCATCAGCTAGGTCCAGCGTGGTTGGATTCCGAATACAGCCAGGGACGTGCCGACAAGGTTCTGCCGGGTGGATTCGATGACGTTCCGGTCTTGGAGCTCCGTTCTGAACGCTATTTTCGGGATATCTTTGTCAAGACGTCGACTCGCCAACAAGAGATGGAGATAGAGGTCGAGTTCACCCCCGCTCCCGCTCCCTCTCGCTCGCCGGCGGCAACCCTTTCCTTCGAGGTTCTCGACTGGAGCAGTGGACGAAGAGTCGACTTGGAGATTCCAAGCCATAGGATCGACAACGCAGAGACGACCCACCACAAGATCCGTGTCCCTTGGCAGGATCCAAAACTCTGGAGCCCAAACAATCCACACCTCTACGTTCTGCGCGCCGTCCTCGAAACAGATCAAGGTAAGGATATCCTGGATACCCGCTTCGGCTTTCGAGAATTTTGGATAGAGGGAACGTCCTTCTTGCTCAATGGCATTCCCACGCGCCTACGGGGCGAATCGATCTACCGCGACTTTCACCTGGCCGACGAAAGCCACACCGAAATTTTCAAGCGCTACAAGGAAATGTTCGGGTCCAACGCTTGCCGAATCCACGCCTACATGCCTCACGGAGACATCATTCGAGCTGCCGACGAAGCTGGCGTGCTACTCATCAACCAATCGGCCATCTGGTCCGTCAACGTCATGTTCTACAAGCGTGGCGGACAGCGCTTTCTCAACAATACGAAAAAAGAATTCGAGGAATGGGCGCGGCGCGACCGCAACAGCCCCTCTGTGGTCATTTGGGACGTGGAGAACGAGATGCTCCGCTACAACCACGAGCTGCACCTTCCTTGGGTCAGCCAACTCCCCGATTTTATAAAGCCCTTCGACGACACGCGTCCGATCAACTTCTCCGGAGGGGGCTGGTTCGACCCCGATCAGGACATGGTGTCCCTGCACATGCAGGAACACTACACCCGCATCATGCGCGATTGGAAAGCCAAAGGCGACCAACCCCTCCTCATGGGAGAATTCTGGGTGGGCGGGCGAATGGAGCAACGCATTCCGACCTCTCCCGAGTTCGCCTCCACACGCGAGCGATATCTCGCAGAGGGAGAAATCTACCGCGAGCGCATCCTGGAAATGCGGGAGATCGGCGTATCGGGAGTGATGCCCTTCCGGCTCTCCCTGCTCGCTTTCGACCGCGCAGCCACAGACCGCAATGGCAAAACGCCCCTGCGACCTGCGGCAACCTACGCACCCATCAAGCAAGCTCTGCAAGCGGAGACTGTATTCGTCTGGCCAAGACAAAAATACACATCAGCGAATGCCCCGCTACAGAGGGAAATCGTAGTCTGCAACGATGGAGAAATTGCGAAACGCTACACCCTGCGCTACGGTTGGGAGGATGCCCCCCTCAAAGAAGTCCACCTGCGACTACAACCTGCCGAGCAAGGGCGTATCCCAGTGAAGCTGCCTGCCCCCTCAGGCGAGCAAACGCTCATTGCGCACTTGAACAGCGAGCACGAATCCATTGCCAATGACCGGCTCTCCATCGTCCCCATCGAGCACTCCGGCTTCTCTATCGATACAGTCATTCAAATCTACCGAGATACGGATCTCTCCCATACCTTGGAAGCCGTCGGTCTCGAAACTCGTTCCACCGAGGCGATCCCCTCTCCGGATCAAGCTCCAGACCTGATCTGGATCATACCAGACGGAGCCAACAATCGAGAGCTCAACACGCATAGAGACAAGATTCTCGATTTCCTAAACGCAGGGGGTACCCTTCTTTGCCTTAAGCAGAACCAAGCACCGCTTTGGTTCCCCATCAAATTCCAATTCTGGTCCGCTATCCAGACCTCCCCGCATACCTACGCTGCCATGGGCTGGGAGGGGCTGCACAAGGACCTGTTCTACTCCAAGAACGCTCCCATCCTCATGCAGGAACATCCTATCTTTACGGGAATCGAAAACGACAACCTGCACCTTTGGGACCCAGTCGACGGACGCGTCAGCGACGACGTTTTCGCCCGCCCCTCAAGCGTAAACAAATACGAATCAGGAAACTGGATACCCTTGGCTAGCGGCACCCGACGCGAACACGTGAGCATTGCGGAACTCTCCTACGGCAAAGGCACGCTACTTTCCAGCCAGCTCAACCTCACTGAGAACCTCGATAACCCGCAGGCCAATCGGCTTCTCGGCAACATGCTTCGCTACCTTTCCGCTAAGACACCCCAAAAACGGATTCGAAAGGTCGCCCTTCGGGGCGCGCTATCGCCTACCGAACTATCGCAGCAACTTAACGTACCCATAGACACACTACAGGGCGCGTTCGCATCGCATCAAGACCTAATGATCGCCTTAAACGGAAGCGACCTGGAAGAAGCAAAGCAATGGGCTGCTGCCGGCGGGACCGTTTTCATAGCCTCAGGCCCGCTTGCCTCCCAGCTTTCCGGAGTGGAGTTCGATAGCGCGCAGGCCGAGCCCTACCTTGCTACCAAGGTGGGAGCGCACCCGCTGCTGGGCGGGGTTTCTTCTGCCCTTTTTCTCAGCGATTCTCGGGTGGGCGTTTCGGGCCATTTTACGCGTCTGCCCGACAAAGCCCGCGTCCTCCTGCAAGGGTTTACAGGAAAGGCCTTTTGGAGATTCGAAGACGCCGGCCCCATCTTGTTCAGCTTTCCCCACGGAAAAGGTGAAATCCTCGCCTCCAGCCTGCAATTTGGCCCGCAACTGAAGGCGTCCGAACGCGAAATGCTTTCGCTGGTTCTTACCCACTACGGCACACCGATCGAGAACGCAAAGAGCGGGCTCGACCACGTTGTCATAAAGAAGACGGTTCCCATCACAGTAGACGGCGTGCTCAACGAATGGCTGGAAGACATGGAGGATCGCTTCGTCACGCCCTACCTGCACGCCCACCCGATTTACCTCACTTCCGAAAGCATCGTAGAAGGACCGCCCGAGTTCGACCTCAACCTTTCCGCCATCAATTATCTGCTTTGGAACGAAGAGGCTCTCCACATCGCCGGCGTCGTATTTGGAGAAGAACGCACCTTTGAAACGGGCATCGAGTACGGACGCCCCAAGACCTTCGAGCAGGAAATCCGCTACGGAAACGACATCATAAAGCTGTCCGTCGAGCACGATCGAACGACCGCTAGCGTCAACGGAAAGCCTTTATCGCTGGACCTGCTGGCCACCTCCACAGCCGAATCCAAAGACCTCACCGATGCGACTCGGCTGCAATTCAGCTATATCCTAGCAAGCGGTAAAATCGCTTCCGTCGACAATCTGACCGGCAATACCTTCGAGATCAAAGTCCCTTGGGACCTGCTTAAAACCGAGGCAACAGATAAGCAAGTGAGGGCGCTGTTCACCCTCTTCGCCCGCGGTTCCAAAATCCAGATGCCACCCAATGCGTCGGCGGCAAGCCCCAAAACATGGCTTCAGACTCGCCTCGGAAAAGGCAAGTGA